AGCCACACCCGCGCCGAGGGCGCGAACTCGAGCATGATCTGCCTGCAGGCGCCGCAGGGGGAGGCGGGCGGGCCGGAGGCGGTGTAGACGACGACCTCGCTGAACAGGCGCTCGCCCGCCGAGGCCATCGCCAACACCGCCGACTGCTCGGCGCAGCGCGACAGCCCGTAGGAGCCGTTTTCGACGTTGGCGCCGAAAAAGACCCGGCCGCTCTCGGCGCGCAGCGCCGCGCCCACCCTAAACCGCGAGTAGGGGGCGTAGGCGTTGTGCCAGGCGGCCTGGGCCGCCGCCAACAGGTCGCTGGGCGGATCGTTCATTGGATAATCCCGAACAGCGCCTGCCACAGCGGCGGTCCCAGGACCAGCAGGCCGACGAGGAGCGCCCCCATCGCGGCGAGCATCACGGCGGCGGCGGTCAGGTCCTTGGCGATCTTGGCGAGCGGGTGAAAGTCAGGCGTCACCAGGTCGATGGTCGCCTCGACGGCGCTGTTGATCAGCTCGAGGCCCAGGACCAGCACGGCCGCCAAGAGGACGG
This sequence is a window from Deinococcota bacterium. Protein-coding genes within it:
- the cdd gene encoding cytidine deaminase, coding for MNDPPSDLLAAAQAAWHNAYAPYSRFRVGAALRAESGRVFFGANVENGSYGLSRCAEQSAVLAMASAGERLFSEVVVYTASGPPASPCGACRQIMLEFAPSARVWLVNQEGEVKAVSVAELLPGAFRLP
- a CDS encoding diacylglycerol kinase, translated to MARLRERPKARPRAEPLDKLAPDSPLAAFRHAGAGLAWAWAQERNFRIEFAIGLAALALSLVLGVNPAPVLLAAVLVLGLELINSAVEATIDLVTPDFHPLAKIAKDLTAAAVMLAAMGALLVGLLVLGPPLWQALFGIIQ